A genomic region of Desulfonatronovibrio hydrogenovorans DSM 9292 contains the following coding sequences:
- a CDS encoding TIGR03790 family protein → MTAKYLISTVFIFSILLVAIQNELAWASLEPSEILLVANRNASGSVGLANYYMRKRGVPEENLVQLWVADRETVSRDDYERRIAAPVRRYLLENENGSSIRCILIMYGTPLRVESAPLSQAEEAGYRELLERRAHLQELIKVAEGEERVEIDSQLMALSRSIDQERMRRNTSASVDSELALVKADAYSLSMWIPNPFFIPFQNQQSLPVSRKDVLMVSRLDGPDQDTVKRIIHDSIETEKRGLKGTAYFDARWPRPDTMPGGQGYGQYDYWIHEAARYIDQEGIMPVVIEETSALFQPGECPEAALYVGWYSLARYVPAFEWQPGSVGYHIASQECQSLKRGEYWCKRMLEEGVAATLGPVGEPYVQAFPPPEIFFKLLTDGRISLAEVFVLSNPFWSWKMVLVGDPLYRPFMSRWKDAGHLN, encoded by the coding sequence ATGACTGCTAAATATTTGATTAGTACAGTATTTATTTTTTCAATTTTATTAGTCGCCATTCAGAATGAGTTGGCATGGGCTTCTCTTGAACCTTCTGAAATCCTTCTTGTTGCCAACAGAAATGCTTCCGGCAGTGTCGGTCTTGCCAACTACTATATGCGTAAAAGAGGTGTGCCTGAAGAGAACTTGGTTCAGCTGTGGGTTGCTGACAGGGAGACGGTCAGCCGGGATGATTATGAGCGCAGAATTGCAGCACCTGTCAGGAGATATCTTTTAGAGAATGAGAATGGGTCTTCCATTCGCTGTATCCTGATCATGTACGGCACACCCCTCAGAGTGGAGTCAGCCCCTTTGAGTCAGGCAGAAGAAGCTGGATATAGAGAACTGCTTGAACGCAGAGCCCATCTGCAGGAGCTGATCAAAGTTGCTGAAGGTGAAGAAAGAGTGGAAATAGATAGCCAGCTTATGGCCTTGAGCAGGAGTATTGACCAGGAAAGGATGCGCAGGAACACATCAGCATCTGTGGACTCTGAGCTGGCCCTGGTCAAAGCTGATGCCTATTCTTTGTCCATGTGGATTCCCAATCCTTTTTTCATACCTTTTCAGAATCAGCAGAGTCTACCAGTCTCAAGAAAAGATGTGCTGATGGTTTCCAGGCTGGACGGCCCTGACCAGGACACGGTCAAAAGGATAATCCATGACAGTATCGAGACTGAAAAGCGGGGCCTTAAAGGTACGGCTTACTTTGACGCCAGATGGCCCAGGCCGGATACGATGCCGGGCGGACAGGGATACGGGCAGTATGATTACTGGATTCATGAGGCGGCTAGGTATATTGATCAGGAAGGCATTATGCCGGTTGTGATTGAAGAGACAAGTGCACTGTTTCAGCCCGGCGAATGCCCTGAGGCAGCTTTATATGTAGGCTGGTACAGCCTAGCCAGATATGTACCTGCCTTTGAATGGCAGCCAGGATCAGTAGGTTACCATATTGCCAGTCAGGAATGTCAGAGTCTCAAAAGAGGTGAGTACTGGTGCAAACGAATGCTGGAAGAAGGTGTTGCTGCAACCTTGGGGCCGGTAGGTGAACCATACGTTCAGGCATTTCCGCCTCCTGAGATTTTTTTCAAGCTGCTGACAGACGGAAGAATAAGCCTGGCTGAGGTTTTTGTTCTGTCCAATCCTTTCTGGTCCTGGAAGATGGTCCTGGTAGGAGACCCTCTGTATCGTCCGTTCATGAGTCGTTGGAAAGATGCAGGACACTTAAACTGA
- a CDS encoding mannose-1-phosphate guanylyltransferase/mannose-6-phosphate isomerase: MIVPVIMAGGSGTRLWPLSRKLYPKQFIAFGGELSLLQQTTERLQGLDCAKPLLVCNEEHRFLAAEQMLRVGFEDLSILLEPEGRNTAPAIALAAMQAMKNGQDPILLVLAADHHIKNKDAFQQSVLKGKALAKKDKLVTFGIVPHSPETGYGYIKKGSAVKGDGFEILQFVEKPGSAKAASYLESGEYFWNSGTFMFRAGLYLEELKLHNPGIFEACRAAMDNKTHDLHFVRVDKKAFLSCPSDSIDYAVLEKTDKGVIVPMDAGWSDVGSWSALWDITPRDENGNALQGDVISQATSNCFIMSEDKLVATLGVENLIVVETRDAVLVADRRKAQDIKSLVLEIEKNKRSEHIIHREVFRPWGSYDCIDVGNRYQVKRITVKPGAKLSVQMHHHRAEHWVVVSGTAKVTNGQESFLVTENQSTYIPVGQTHSLENPGSIPLELIEVQSGSYLGEDDIVRFEDKYGRR; this comes from the coding sequence ATGATTGTTCCAGTAATCATGGCTGGTGGTTCCGGCACTAGGTTGTGGCCTCTATCAAGAAAACTATATCCCAAGCAGTTTATCGCCTTTGGAGGGGAGCTCAGTCTGCTGCAGCAGACTACTGAACGGCTTCAGGGTCTTGACTGCGCAAAACCTCTTCTGGTCTGCAATGAAGAACACAGGTTTCTGGCTGCTGAACAGATGCTCAGGGTTGGCTTTGAGGATCTCTCCATCTTACTTGAGCCGGAAGGGCGCAATACTGCTCCAGCTATTGCTCTGGCCGCTATGCAAGCCATGAAAAACGGCCAGGATCCAATCTTGCTCGTTCTGGCTGCGGATCACCATATTAAGAACAAAGATGCTTTCCAGCAAAGCGTGTTAAAAGGCAAGGCTCTGGCAAAAAAAGATAAGCTGGTTACCTTTGGCATAGTTCCCCATTCTCCGGAAACAGGCTATGGATATATTAAGAAAGGCTCTGCAGTGAAAGGAGATGGTTTTGAAATACTGCAGTTTGTTGAAAAGCCCGGATCTGCCAAGGCTGCTTCCTACCTTGAGTCTGGAGAGTATTTCTGGAACAGCGGCACATTCATGTTCAGGGCCGGACTATACCTTGAGGAGCTTAAGCTTCACAATCCAGGGATTTTTGAGGCCTGTCGAGCGGCCATGGATAATAAGACACATGACCTGCACTTTGTCAGGGTCGATAAAAAGGCTTTTTTATCATGTCCGTCAGATTCCATTGATTATGCTGTGCTGGAAAAAACGGACAAGGGGGTCATCGTGCCCATGGATGCGGGTTGGAGTGATGTGGGGTCCTGGTCTGCTCTGTGGGATATTACCCCCCGGGATGAAAACGGCAATGCTCTACAAGGAGATGTCATCTCCCAGGCTACCAGCAACTGTTTTATCATGTCCGAAGACAAGCTGGTCGCGACCCTGGGGGTTGAGAATTTGATAGTTGTGGAGACCAGAGATGCAGTTCTGGTGGCTGACCGAAGAAAGGCTCAGGACATAAAATCTCTGGTCCTGGAAATTGAAAAAAATAAGCGCAGTGAGCACATCATTCACAGGGAAGTTTTTCGTCCCTGGGGTTCCTATGACTGCATTGATGTGGGCAACAGGTATCAGGTCAAGCGGATAACAGTTAAGCCTGGAGCCAAGCTTTCAGTACAGATGCACCATCACCGGGCTGAACATTGGGTAGTGGTTTCCGGAACAGCAAAGGTCACCAATGGTCAGGAGTCATTTCTGGTTACTGAAAATCAGTCAACTTACATACCAGTGGGTCAGACTCATTCCCTGGAGAATCCTGGCAGCATTCCTCTTGAACTTATAGAAGTTCAGTCCGGATCGTATCTTGGTGAAGATGATATAGTCAGGTTTGAAGACAAGTACGGCAGGAGATAA
- a CDS encoding PEP-CTERM sorting domain-containing protein: MFKRILLYLLPVIFFLGASTAQASLITLTNYDTYVTPQKSGAGFTQGEWYDKIEAPTSNIFANHGVSLTANASGFQFEINTNFSGYTNIGNADHYIGDFFLFAGNRYFGFNLGKWDSPDAAPDASTPYQASFFQIWDIQKAYTPDHYLGSYQNLIYGDGYKATSFDFTWELEPFVTMYDKSDPNYGTQIQSPFVADFYQTALEDGSYTYTLAGEFDLIWAMNLSWGDSFDFLFATATCANSGMMGSVATTPEPGTWLLFGTGLLGISWLGRKRLIKK, from the coding sequence ATGTTTAAACGAATCTTACTTTATTTATTACCTGTAATATTCTTCTTAGGGGCTTCAACTGCTCAAGCTAGCCTGATTACCCTGACCAATTATGATACCTATGTGACTCCGCAAAAAAGTGGGGCTGGATTCACCCAAGGTGAATGGTACGATAAAATTGAAGCCCCAACTTCTAATATCTTTGCAAACCACGGTGTGAGCCTGACTGCCAATGCTTCAGGATTTCAGTTTGAAATAAACACAAACTTTTCTGGTTATACCAATATTGGCAATGCAGATCACTATATTGGAGATTTTTTTCTTTTTGCTGGTAATAGGTATTTTGGTTTTAATTTAGGAAAATGGGATAGTCCAGATGCTGCTCCAGATGCAAGCACCCCTTATCAGGCTAGCTTTTTCCAAATCTGGGATATACAAAAAGCCTATACTCCTGATCATTATTTAGGCAGCTACCAAAATTTGATTTACGGTGATGGATACAAGGCAACATCCTTTGATTTCACCTGGGAATTGGAACCATTCGTAACAATGTATGACAAATCTGATCCAAATTATGGAACTCAAATACAATCTCCATTTGTTGCTGATTTTTATCAAACAGCCCTTGAAGATGGCAGTTACACCTACACCCTTGCTGGCGAATTCGACCTAATATGGGCCATGAACCTCAGCTGGGGAGACAGCTTTGATTTCCTTTTTGCAACTGCCACCTGTGCCAATTCCGGAATGATGGGTTCAGTCGCCACAACCCCTGAGCCAGGAACCTGGCTTCTGTTTGGGACTGGCCTTCTGGGTATCTCCTGGCTGGGCAGAAAAAGGCTTATCAAAAAATAA
- a CDS encoding sigma-54 interaction domain-containing protein: MPFPKPNLIGQSQAMQKILELANKVSDVDFNVLITGESGVGKELVARSLHYYSSRSHRPFVKVNSANLPSELVESELFGHEKGAFTGADKRKTGKFEHAADGSIFLDEIGELPLQLQAKLLQVLQDRCYHRVGGQKEVKVQARVIAATNQNLDKEIQEGNFRDDLYYRLSTISIHIPPLRQRKEDIPDLVVFFLKKISDKNKKPMISIPQSLMDIFYEYHWPGNVRELENYLNRLSILENFRELEEEITASSHKNKHGADKKHDNPAKTSKKSTPEPEELDSFPSLKEVRDKAVRKVELEVIEKVLLHVNWNRKEAAKILKISYRALLYKIKELDLSPPGRG; encoded by the coding sequence ATGCCGTTCCCAAAACCCAATCTAATAGGCCAGAGCCAGGCCATGCAGAAAATCCTCGAGCTCGCCAATAAGGTGAGTGATGTGGATTTCAATGTTCTGATCACCGGAGAAAGCGGAGTAGGCAAGGAGCTGGTGGCAAGATCGCTTCACTATTATTCTTCAAGATCCCACCGACCTTTTGTCAAGGTGAACAGTGCCAACCTTCCTTCAGAGCTTGTGGAGTCAGAACTTTTCGGCCATGAAAAGGGGGCTTTTACCGGGGCTGACAAAAGAAAGACCGGTAAATTTGAACATGCTGCTGATGGCTCGATCTTTCTGGATGAAATTGGGGAGCTTCCGCTACAGCTCCAGGCCAAGCTGCTCCAGGTGCTTCAGGACCGCTGTTATCACCGGGTTGGCGGCCAAAAGGAAGTCAAGGTCCAGGCCAGGGTAATTGCTGCCACCAATCAAAACCTGGACAAAGAAATCCAGGAAGGTAACTTCAGGGATGATCTGTATTACCGTCTAAGCACCATTTCCATTCACATCCCCCCTCTTCGACAGAGAAAGGAAGATATCCCGGATCTTGTTGTTTTTTTCCTGAAAAAAATCAGCGATAAGAACAAAAAGCCCATGATATCCATCCCCCAAAGCCTGATGGATATTTTTTATGAATATCACTGGCCAGGCAATGTCAGGGAGCTTGAGAATTATCTGAACAGACTAAGCATTCTTGAAAATTTCCGGGAACTGGAAGAAGAGATTACGGCATCTTCCCACAAGAATAAACACGGAGCAGACAAAAAGCATGATAATCCAGCCAAAACCAGCAAAAAATCAACACCAGAACCTGAGGAGCTGGACTCCTTCCCTTCTTTAAAGGAAGTCAGGGACAAGGCTGTTAGAAAAGTCGAACTTGAAGTGATTGAAAAGGTCCTGCTACATGTCAATTGGAACCGCAAAGAAGCAGCCAAGATCCTGAAAATCAGCTACAGAGCTCTTTTATACAAGATCAAAGAGCTTGACCTTTCCCCCCCTGGCCGCGGATAA
- a CDS encoding response regulator, protein MSSAKRIMIIDDDENIRTLLTDLLESNGFEVELAEDGLEGMEKLKSQSVDLILIDIRLPYVSGIGLVRIAKQHQPGTPIICMTGYGSSPESIAEEECVGAVLSKPFKTQELMDAIDRLLK, encoded by the coding sequence ATGAGCAGTGCTAAAAGAATCATGATCATTGATGATGATGAAAATATCAGAACCCTTTTAACAGACCTCCTTGAATCCAATGGCTTCGAAGTAGAACTGGCTGAGGACGGTCTGGAAGGAATGGAAAAGCTCAAAAGCCAATCCGTGGACCTTATTCTGATTGATATCAGGCTTCCCTATGTAAGTGGAATTGGTCTGGTTCGAATCGCCAAGCAGCACCAGCCAGGCACTCCTATCATCTGTATGACAGGATACGGATCTTCTCCAGAGTCCATTGCTGAAGAAGAGTGTGTTGGGGCTGTTCTCAGCAAGCCATTCAAAACTCAAGAACTCATGGATGCCATTGACAGACTGCTTAAGTGA